One window of the Klebsiella oxytoca genome contains the following:
- the uraA gene encoding uracil permease, with protein MTRRAIGVSERPPLLQTIPLSLQHLFAMFGATVLVPVLFHINPATVLLFNGIGTLLYLFICKGKIPAYLGSSFAFISPVLLLLPLGYEVALGGFIMCGVLFCLVSFIVKKAGTGWLDVMFPPAAMGAIVAVIGLELAGVAANMAGLLPADGQSPDSTTIIISLVTLAVTVFGSVLFRGFLAIIPILIGVLVGYALSFVMGVVDTTPIAEAHWFALPTFYTPRFEWFAIFTILPAALVVIAEHVGHLVVTANIVKKDLIRDPGLHRSMFANGLSTVISGFFGSTPNTTYGENIGVMAITRVYSTWVIGGAAIIAILLSCVGKLAAAIQIIPLPVMGGVSLLLYGVIGASGIRVLIESKVDYNKAQNLILTSVILIIGVSGAKVHIGAAELKGMALATIVGVGLSLIFKLISVLRPEEVVLDAADSEEAKH; from the coding sequence ATGACGCGCCGTGCTATCGGGGTGAGTGAAAGACCGCCGCTTTTACAGACAATCCCGCTTAGTTTGCAACATCTGTTCGCCATGTTTGGCGCAACGGTACTGGTGCCCGTTCTGTTTCATATCAACCCGGCCACGGTACTGTTGTTTAACGGTATCGGTACGCTGCTATATCTTTTCATCTGCAAAGGCAAAATCCCGGCCTATCTTGGATCGAGCTTTGCGTTTATCTCTCCGGTGCTGCTTCTGCTGCCGCTGGGATACGAAGTCGCTCTCGGCGGCTTTATTATGTGCGGCGTGCTGTTTTGCCTCGTCTCCTTTATTGTTAAAAAAGCCGGAACCGGCTGGCTGGATGTGATGTTCCCGCCGGCGGCGATGGGCGCGATTGTTGCGGTTATCGGCCTTGAACTGGCGGGCGTCGCGGCGAACATGGCCGGCCTGCTGCCCGCTGACGGACAATCTCCGGACAGCACAACCATCATTATTTCGCTGGTGACGCTGGCGGTGACGGTCTTTGGTTCGGTACTGTTCCGCGGCTTCCTGGCGATTATCCCGATTTTAATCGGCGTTCTGGTCGGCTACGCGCTCTCCTTCGTAATGGGCGTTGTCGATACGACTCCAATTGCCGAGGCCCACTGGTTTGCGCTGCCGACCTTCTACACGCCGCGCTTTGAATGGTTTGCCATTTTCACCATTCTGCCTGCCGCGCTGGTGGTTATTGCCGAGCACGTTGGGCACCTGGTGGTAACGGCCAACATTGTCAAAAAAGATCTGATCCGCGATCCTGGTCTGCATCGTTCAATGTTTGCCAACGGCCTGTCTACGGTGATCTCCGGCTTCTTTGGCTCAACGCCGAATACCACCTACGGCGAGAACATTGGCGTCATGGCGATTACCCGCGTCTACAGTACCTGGGTTATCGGCGGAGCGGCGATCATTGCGATTCTGCTCTCCTGCGTCGGCAAGCTGGCGGCGGCGATCCAGATTATCCCGCTGCCGGTAATGGGCGGAGTCTCTCTGCTGCTTTACGGGGTGATTGGCGCATCGGGTATTCGCGTGCTGATTGAATCCAAAGTGGACTATAACAAGGCGCAGAACCTGATTCTGACCTCCGTTATCCTGATCATCGGCGTGAGCGGTGCAAAAGTGCATATCGGTGCCGCTGAGCTGAAAGGCATGGCGCTGGCGACCATTGTTGGCGTCGGCC
- the upp gene encoding uracil phosphoribosyltransferase, whose amino-acid sequence MKIVEVKHPLVKHKLGLMREHDISTKRFRELASEVGSLLTYEATADLETEKVTIEGWNGPVEVEQIKGKKITVVPILRAGLGMMEGVLEHVPSARISVVGIYRNEETLEPVPYFQKLVSNIDERMALVVDPMLATGGSMIATIDLLKKAGCSSIKVLVLVAAPEGIAALEKAHPDVELYTASIDQGLNEHGYIIPGLGDAGDKIFGTK is encoded by the coding sequence ATGAAGATCGTGGAAGTGAAACACCCACTCGTCAAACACAAGCTGGGCCTGATGCGTGAGCACGACATCAGCACCAAACGCTTCCGTGAACTCGCCTCAGAAGTTGGCAGCTTACTGACTTACGAAGCCACTGCCGATCTGGAGACTGAAAAAGTCACTATCGAAGGCTGGAATGGCCCGGTAGAAGTTGAGCAGATTAAAGGCAAGAAAATTACCGTTGTGCCGATTCTGCGCGCGGGTCTGGGAATGATGGAAGGCGTGCTTGAGCACGTGCCAAGCGCGCGTATCAGCGTGGTGGGCATCTATCGTAACGAAGAGACCCTTGAGCCGGTTCCTTACTTCCAGAAGCTGGTTTCCAATATCGATGAACGTATGGCGCTGGTGGTTGACCCGATGCTGGCAACCGGCGGCTCGATGATCGCCACCATCGATCTGCTGAAAAAAGCGGGCTGCTCCAGCATTAAGGTACTGGTTCTGGTAGCGGCGCCGGAAGGAATTGCCGCGCTCGAGAAAGCGCATCCGGACGTCGAGCTGTACACCGCGTCAATCGACCAGGGTCTGAACGAGCACGGATACATTATTCCGGGGCTCGGCGATGCCGGCGATAAGATTTTTGGTACGAAATAA
- a CDS encoding 6-phospho-beta-glucosidase — translation MSGFKEGFLWGGAVAAHQLEGGWKEGGKGISVADVMTAGAHGVPREITDGVLPGKNYPNHEAIDFYHRYKDDVQLFAEMGFKCFRTSIAWTRIFPLGDEQEPNEAGLQFYDDLFDECRKHGIEPVITLSHFEMPYHLVTEYGGWRNRKLIDFFVRFAQVVFTRYQHKVKYWMTFNEINNQANFHEDFAPFTNSGLKYLPGEDREPVMYQAAHYELVASALAVKAAREINPALQIGCMIAMCPIYPLSCAPNDMMMAMNAMHRRYWFTDVHVRGKYPQHLLNYFERRGFALDITEADRIALTQGCVDYIGFSYYMSFATKATDDNPLLDYDETTSLVSNPYVQKSDWGWQIDPVGLRYSLNWFWDHYQLPLFIVENGFGAIDVREADGSVDDQYRIDYLSAHIAEMKKAVVEDGVDLMGYTPWGCIDLVSAGTGEMKKRYGFIYVDKDNEGNGTLARSRKKSFAWYQQVIRSNGETL, via the coding sequence ATGTCTGGATTTAAAGAAGGTTTTCTGTGGGGCGGTGCGGTAGCAGCGCATCAGCTGGAAGGCGGCTGGAAAGAGGGCGGGAAAGGGATTAGCGTCGCCGACGTGATGACCGCAGGCGCGCACGGCGTACCGCGTGAAATCACCGACGGCGTGCTGCCGGGGAAAAATTACCCTAACCACGAGGCGATTGATTTCTACCATCGCTATAAAGACGACGTTCAGCTGTTTGCTGAAATGGGCTTCAAATGCTTCCGTACCTCCATTGCCTGGACTCGGATCTTTCCGCTGGGCGATGAGCAAGAACCTAATGAAGCCGGGCTACAGTTTTATGATGACCTGTTTGATGAGTGCCGCAAGCACGGCATTGAGCCGGTGATTACGCTCTCCCATTTCGAAATGCCGTACCATCTGGTGACCGAGTACGGCGGCTGGCGTAACCGTAAGCTGATTGATTTCTTCGTCCGCTTTGCGCAGGTGGTGTTTACCCGCTACCAGCATAAAGTGAAGTACTGGATGACCTTTAATGAGATCAATAACCAGGCCAATTTTCACGAAGATTTTGCGCCGTTCACCAACTCCGGCCTGAAATATCTGCCGGGCGAAGATCGCGAACCGGTTATGTACCAGGCGGCACACTATGAGCTGGTGGCCAGCGCGCTGGCGGTTAAGGCCGCTCGCGAAATTAACCCAGCGCTGCAAATTGGCTGCATGATAGCCATGTGTCCAATTTACCCGCTGAGCTGCGCGCCCAACGATATGATGATGGCGATGAACGCGATGCATCGGCGCTACTGGTTTACCGACGTGCACGTGCGCGGCAAATATCCGCAGCACCTGCTGAACTACTTCGAGCGTCGCGGTTTTGCGCTGGATATCACCGAAGCCGATCGGATTGCGCTGACTCAGGGCTGCGTCGACTATATCGGCTTTAGCTACTACATGTCGTTCGCCACGAAAGCAACGGATGACAATCCGCTGCTGGATTATGACGAAACCACCAGTCTGGTCTCCAACCCGTACGTGCAGAAGTCTGACTGGGGCTGGCAGATTGATCCCGTCGGGCTGCGCTACTCTTTAAACTGGTTCTGGGATCACTATCAGCTGCCGCTGTTCATCGTGGAAAACGGCTTCGGCGCCATCGACGTGCGCGAAGCGGACGGTTCGGTGGATGACCAGTACCGTATCGACTATCTCTCCGCCCATATTGCAGAGATGAAAAAAGCGGTCGTTGAGGATGGCGTAGACCTGATGGGCTACACCCCGTGGGGCTGTATCGATCTGGTTTCCGCAGGCACCGGTGAGATGAAAAAACGCTACGGATTTATTTACGTGGATAAAGACAATGAGGGTAACGGCACGCTGGCGCGTAGCCGCAAGAAATCTTTTGCCTGGTATCAGCAGGTTATCCGCAGTAATGGTGAAACGCTGTAA
- the purM gene encoding phosphoribosylformylglycinamidine cyclo-ligase: protein MTDKTSLSYKDAGVDIDAGNALVDRIKGVVKKTRRPEVMGGLGGFGALCALPQKYREPVLVSGTDGVGTKLRLAMDLKRHDTIGIDLVAMCVNDLVVQGAEPLFFLDYYATGKLDVDTAASVISGIAEGCLQSGCALVGGETAEMPGMYHGEDYDVAGFCVGVVEKSEIIDGSKVADGDVLVALASSGPHSNGYSLVRKIIEVSGVDPQTTDLNGKPLADHLLAPTRIYVKSVLDLIASVDVHAIAHLTGGGFWENIPRVLPDNTQAVIDESSWQWPEVFNWLQTAGNVSSHEMYRTFNCGVGMVIALPAEAADKAVAFLNDKGESAWKIGYIKASDSEQRVVIE from the coding sequence GTGACCGATAAAACCTCTCTCAGCTATAAAGATGCCGGCGTGGATATTGATGCAGGCAACGCTCTCGTCGACCGTATTAAGGGCGTGGTGAAAAAAACCCGTCGCCCGGAAGTAATGGGTGGACTGGGCGGATTCGGCGCGCTGTGCGCACTGCCGCAGAAATATCGCGAACCGGTACTGGTTTCCGGCACCGACGGCGTCGGCACCAAGCTGCGTCTGGCGATGGATCTGAAGCGTCACGACACTATCGGTATCGACCTGGTCGCCATGTGCGTAAACGACCTCGTCGTTCAGGGCGCTGAGCCGCTGTTTTTCCTTGATTACTATGCGACCGGTAAGCTGGATGTCGATACTGCGGCGAGCGTAATCAGCGGTATCGCCGAAGGCTGTCTGCAGTCGGGCTGCGCGCTGGTTGGCGGCGAGACGGCGGAAATGCCGGGCATGTACCACGGCGAAGATTATGACGTGGCGGGTTTCTGCGTCGGCGTGGTAGAAAAATCAGAAATTATCGACGGCAGCAAAGTAGCCGATGGCGACGTCCTGGTGGCGCTGGCCTCCAGCGGCCCGCACTCTAACGGCTACTCTCTGGTACGCAAAATTATCGAAGTCAGCGGCGTTGACCCGCAAACCACCGATCTCAACGGTAAGCCGCTGGCTGACCACCTTCTGGCGCCGACCCGCATTTATGTGAAATCCGTGCTCGACCTGATTGCCAGCGTCGACGTGCACGCCATCGCCCATCTGACCGGCGGCGGCTTCTGGGAGAACATTCCGCGCGTTCTGCCGGACAACACTCAGGCGGTCATTGATGAATCCTCCTGGCAGTGGCCGGAAGTCTTCAACTGGCTGCAAACCGCCGGTAACGTCAGCAGCCACGAGATGTATCGCACCTTTAACTGCGGCGTTGGCATGGTTATCGCGCTCCCGGCCGAAGCGGCGGATAAAGCGGTTGCTTTCCTCAACGACAAAGGTGAAAGCGCGTGGAAAATCGGTTACATCAAAGCCTCTGATTCCGAACAGCGTGTGGTCATTGAATGA
- the purN gene encoding phosphoribosylglycinamide formyltransferase — MKNIVVLISGNGSNLQAIIDACARKKIKGTLRAVFSNKADAFGLERAREANIPAHALAASQFTNREAFDRQLMHEIDAYAPDLVVLAGYMRILSPAFVAHYQGRLLNIHPSLLPKYPGLHTHRQVLENGDDEHGTSVHFVTDELDGGPVVLQAKVPVFAEDTEDDITARVQAQEHDIYPLAISWFVDGRLRSQGNEAWLDGMRLPPQGYAAEE; from the coding sequence ATGAAAAACATCGTGGTGCTGATTTCCGGTAACGGTAGCAACCTGCAGGCGATTATTGATGCCTGCGCCCGGAAGAAAATCAAAGGCACCCTGCGTGCAGTCTTCAGCAATAAGGCCGACGCCTTCGGCCTTGAGCGCGCGCGTGAGGCTAATATTCCGGCTCATGCGCTCGCCGCCAGTCAGTTTACCAATCGTGAAGCCTTCGATCGCCAGCTGATGCACGAGATCGACGCCTACGCGCCGGATCTGGTGGTTCTGGCCGGCTATATGCGTATTCTCAGCCCGGCTTTTGTCGCGCACTACCAGGGGCGTTTGCTGAATATCCATCCTTCCCTGCTGCCAAAATATCCGGGGCTACATACCCATCGCCAGGTGCTGGAAAATGGCGATGACGAGCACGGAACATCGGTGCATTTCGTCACCGACGAACTGGACGGCGGCCCGGTGGTTCTGCAGGCTAAAGTGCCGGTATTCGCTGAAGATACCGAAGACGATATTACCGCTCGCGTTCAGGCTCAGGAACACGATATCTATCCCCTGGCTATCAGCTGGTTTGTCGACGGCCGTCTGCGCTCTCAGGGAAACGAAGCCTGGCTTGATGGAATGAGGCTACCGCCGCAAGGCTACGCCGCCGAAGAGTAA